The Kogia breviceps isolate mKogBre1 chromosome 4, mKogBre1 haplotype 1, whole genome shotgun sequence genome window below encodes:
- the SOWAHA gene encoding ankyrin repeat domain-containing protein SOWAHA has product MALAAVAAAAAAGVSQAAVLGFLQENGGKVRNSELLSRFKPLLDAGDPRGRAARRDRFKQFVNDVAVVKELDGVKFVVLRKKPRLREGPEPLPSCLPSTPGASAPPSKITSISQGEPAASRAPSLASAQRAVEPPEDPAPPSEPQDTPGDQASEPTQLTKGLLLVPARQSGMPSDPQVTAFELAQPSEGLSADMASPSTAPSEAALPHAEPPDPEPAPGLTKGPPPPPPRALPQKPCMLPVRCVPGPAALRIRAEEQGLRRQLSEEPSPRSSPLLLRRLSVEESGLGLSLGPGRSPHLRRLSRAGPRLLSPDTEEVPAAPPPSAVPLEPAEHEWLVRTAGGRWTHQLHGLLLRDLGLATKRDFMSGFTALHWAAKSGDLEMVQQLVEIARRGGARVDVNARSHGGYTPLHLAALHGHEDAAVLLVVRLGAQVHVRDHSGRRAYQYLPSGASYALRRLLGDPGLRSSTEPDATGGGSGSFAARGPVQVAATILSSTTSAFLGVLADDLMLQDLARGMRKSGSLSKFLGASPMAPRKKTKTRSSVQVFSEISRRPTPGPLAGLVPSLPPAT; this is encoded by the coding sequence ATGGCGCTGGCCGCGGTTGCGGCCGCTGCGGCCGCCGGGGTGAGCCAGGCGGCAGTGCTGGGCTTTCTGCAGGAGAACGGCGGAAAGGTGCGCAACTCTGAGCTGCTGAGCCGCTTCAAGCCGCTGCTGGATGCCGGCGACCCACGCGGCCGCGCCGCCCGCAGGGACCGTTTCAAGCAGTTTGTCAACGACGTGGCCGTGGTAAAGGAGCTCGACGGCGTCAAATTTGTGGTGCTGAGGAAGAAGCCGCGGCTCCGGGAGGGACCAGAgccccttccctcctgcctcccgAGCACCCCGGGGGCATCAGCCCCGCCGTCGAAGATCACCTCCATCTCACAGGGCGAACCCGCTGCTTCGAGGGCTCCATCCTTGGCCTCGGCGCAGAGGGCAGTGGAACCACCTGAGGACCCGGCTCCGCCATCAGAGCCACAGGACACCCCCGGGGATCAGGCCTCTGAGCCCACTCAGCTGACTAAGGGGCTGCTGTTAGTCCCAGCCCGGCAGTCAGGGATGCCCTCGGACCCCCAGGTTACAGCCTTTGAGCTGGCTCAGCCCTCCGAGGGACTCTCTGCAGACATGGCCTCACCGTCCACGGCACCGTCGGAGGCAGCTTTGCCCCATGCAGAACCGCCAGACCCGGAACCTGCGCCTGGGCTGACAAAAGGGCCGCCACCACCACCTCCGCGCGCGCTGCCGCAAAAGCCCTGCATGCTGCCGGTGCGCTGCGTCCCGGGCCCCGCGGCGCTCCGGATCCGGGCGGAGGAACAGGGCCTGCGTCGGCAGCTGTCGGAGGAGCCCAGCCCACGGAGCTCCCCGCTGCTGCTGCGGCGGCTCTCAGTAGAGGAGTCCGGCCTGGGCCTCAGCCTGGGCCCCGGCCGCTCCCCGCACCTGAGGCGCCTGTCGCGCGCCGGCCCTCGCCTGCTGAGCCCGGACACGGAGGAGGTGCCCGCCGCACCGCCGCCGTCCGCCGTCCCCCTGGAGCCGGCCGAACACGAGTGGCTAGTGCGGACTGCCGGGGGCCGTTGGACCCACCAGCTGCACGGGCTGCTGCTGCGCGACCTCGGCCTGGCGACCAAACGCGACTTCATGTCTGGTTTCACGGCCCTGCATTGGGCCGCCAAGAGTGGCGACCTCGAGATGGTGCAGCAGCTGGTGGAGATCGCGCGGCGTGGAGGCGCGCGGGTCGACGTGAACGCGCGCTCACACGGTGGCTACACGCCGCTGCACCTGGCGGCTCTGCATGGCCACGAGGATGCAGCGGTGCTGCTGGTGGTCCGCTTGGGTGCGCAGGTGCACGTGCGTGACCACAGCGGGCGGCGCGCTTACCAGTACCTGCCGTCCGGCGCCTCGTACGCGCTGCGCCGCCTACTTGGCGACCCCGGCCTGCGAAGCTCTACCGAGCCCGATGCGACCGGTGGTGGTAGTGGCAGTTTTGCGGCCCGGGGTCCGGTGCAGGTGGCCGCCACCATCCTCAGTTCCACCACCAGCGCGTTTCTGGGCGTCCTGGCCGACGACCTGATGCTCCAGGATCTGGCTCGAGGCATGAGGAAGTCAGGCTCCTTAAGCAAATTTTTGGGTGCCTCGCCCATGGCTCCTcgtaaaaagacaaaaacccgCAGTAGTGTGCAGGTCTTTTCAGAAATCTCCCGTCGACCCACTCCGGGGCCCTTGGCTGGTCTAGTTCCCAGCCTACCCCCAGCAACCTGA